CTCGGACTCCGTTCGCGAACTGAACGTATCCGGTCAGGCCCGGGTCACGGACGGTCTTTATGCCGCCCTCGCCCTTGAACGTGTCCCAATCGTCGAACCCTTCCTCCAGGTGCGCGAACGCCTTCACGGGCTCGGACTCAGCGAAGAAGCAGATCGCGTCCAGCAGGTGCGTGCCGTTGCGGAAGAGCCACGCCTGCGGCCCGCCGAAGCTGGTGTACACCGTCCCCAGCGGCCCTATCGCGCCGGAGCGCAGGGCGTCCCGCACGGTGTGATACAGAGGGGCCCAGCGGCGCGTGTAGCCTACGGTGAGGACGACCTTATTCGCCTCGCACGCCTCGATCATCGCGTCCGCGTCTTCGAGGCTCGTCGCGAGCGGTTTCTCACAGAAGATCGCCTTGAGCCCGGTCTTCGCCGCCAGCACGGTCACGTCGCGGTGCAGGTGCTCCGGCGTAGCCACGGTCAGGATGTCCAGCTTCTCCTTGGCGAGCATCTCGCGGTAGTCGGTGTAGCGCCGGGTGTTAGGCCACCGTGCGGACCAGAGTGTGCGGAAGCGCTCGACCATCTCCGGCACTACGTCGCAGACAGCGACGAGCTCCATGTTCGGCAGGTAGGAGATGGATGCGACATGCGACATGAGGACCGGGTCGCGCAGCGGCGGCTGGGCGGGCTTGTCGGCGGTGCGGACGGCGATGTTGCCGAGGCCGACGATGCCGACTCGATACCGTTCGGGGTGCATTGGTGTGACTACTCCTGGCAATTCACGGGCTGTCCGAATGGGTCGTGCGGCGGGCAGGCCCGGTTGCGGAGCGTGTTCTTCCCGGTGCTGATCGCCCTGTCCATGTTGGCGGACACCTCGGCCGGCATCCACGTGTGCCAGACCGCCGTGTTGTTCTTGAAATACGTTATTGAAGCAACGATGGGCGTCACGCCAACCCTGCCGCTGGAGATAAGCGCCGCCTGTTCTTCGAACTGCGCCTCGCCCGGCTTCACCGGTCCGAAGAACGTGATGAGCTCAGGCGCGCGCAGCCTGAGCGATGCGCTGCCTACTATGCGCAGGTCCGGCCTGGACTCGTACACCGGTCCCATGTCCAGAATGGTCCCCGCAGCGATCTGGGCGTCGTACCAGTCCTTCTCCGCAACCCTGTTCAGCATTGCGATAACGTCAACATCGCCCTTCAGAAGGGCCTCCGGCGCCGATTCCTGCTCCAGCGCAATGACCTCGACGTTGTAGTCGAAGCCGTGGACTACTACATACGCCATCATCGAGGCAGCCAAGTGGGCAGGCTTGTCGCTCCATTCGGCGAACCGGATGATTCCCTTGCCTTCCCGGTCTACCCATCGCTGCGAGGGAGTGCCAGCGGCCGGCGTCTGTCCAACGGATATCACCGCCGTCGCCGTGGGAGTGCCCCTTGCCCCGACGGCAAAAGGCGTCTCCTTTGCGCCGCATGCCACCGCCGCCAGGCCGGCAATTGCCAGCGCCAGGAGTACCAGACCGCCCAAGCTCGGAGATTTCCACATGGTGGGTCCTCGAAATGGTTTGGGCCGGGGGCGTCACTGGCAGCGGCCGTTCGGCCGCATGGTGCAGGGCCGGAAATTGACGACTCCACCAGCGATGCGCAACCTCGCGGCAGTCGCCACCTCTTCAGGCACCCAGGCCGACCACAGCTCGTTCTGGCCCTTCAGGACGGTCAGGGCCGCCACGATGGGGCTGATGCCCGTCCTGCCTTCCGATATGCCGCCAGCGAGGTTGGCGAACGACTCGTTACCGGGCTTGACCTTGCCCGCGAACAGGGCCAGCTCCGGAGCGCGCTCCTTGAACGCGGCCGTGGCGATTATGCGGATATCGGGCTCGGACTCGTAGATCGATCCCAGGTCTACTATCGTTCCGCTCTTTGTCTGTTCTTCGTACCACGCCGCTGCAGTAGAACGGTCGAAGTGCGTCAGCAGGTCAACATCGCCCCTGGACAGCGCCGCGGGCGCGGCCTCCGCCTCCAGCGCGACGAACTCAACCACGTAGTTGTAGCCGTGAACGATGATATAGGCGGTGAGGGCGTTGGCCAGCCGGACGCGATTGTCCTGCCATTAGCCGAACTTCACGGTCCCATTCGTCGGAACAGCCGTCGCCGCCGGAGTAGGCGAAAGCAGCGGTATCGCGGTCGGCCCGTCTTCGATCTCTATCACCCGTGTGCGGGTGGGTGACGGTGTGGCCGTCTGGAACCCGCTCGGCAGCGGCTCAATCTCTGGAGAGTAGGCAGTGATTCCGACTGCCGCGGCGGCTGCCAGCGCCACAGTCCATGCAACGAGCACCTTCACTTGTTTCGACAAATCTCGCCTCTCCTCAATGCTATCGACCGGCCGGCCTCGGAGTGGCCGTGGATACGGGGCCAATGCAGTCCATCTCGCGAGGGATGCATGCCCGGTTCCTCAGCGACGCCTTTCCGTCGGTTATCGCCGTGCTCACTCGGGATGCAATCTCGGAAGGCACCCACGGTTGCCACACGGTGCTGTTATTCTTGAAGTATGTGATAGCGGCCACCACCGGGTTTATGCCTATCCTGCCGGTGGAGATCCCCGCCGCCTGTGCATCGAACGCTTCGTCCCCCGGTTTGACCTTCCCGTAGAACGTCACAAGCTCGGCAGCGCGCTCCTTCATCGTCGGTTCGCTGATGATCCTCACGTCCGGCTTTGACTCGTAGATGGCGCCCAGGTCGATTATCTTCCCCGCCTTTATCTTCTCGTCGTACCACTCTCTTGAAGCTTCCCGGTCGAACATCGTTATCACGTGGATCTCGCCATTCAGAAGGGTCTTGCCCGCTTCCTCCTGCTCCACCGGGATTATCTCAACGTTATAGTCGAAGCCGTGCACCATGATGTACCCGGTCATGGCGTTCGCAAGCTGCACCGGCTTGTCAGGCCACTCACCGATTCGCATTATGTCCTTGCCTTCGTGGTCGAACCACGGCAGCGTCTGCGTCGGCCGGGCGGTCGCGTCTGGCGCCGCTGTGGGTGTGGGCGTCCCACGATCCCCCACGGCGAACGGGTTCTCCCTTGCGCCGCATGCGAGCGCCGCTGCGCCCGCCGCAACAGCCAGCAGCAGTAGAGATAACAGCGGTAACCCGATCAGGCGAGGTGTCTGGCCCATGTTTGCCCCTAAATTCGCCGGTATTCGGCCTATTATAGCATCTTCCGGTACACTTCCCTGCCTTGAAGATGCAGGTCAACAATCTCCTCGCGCTGGCTGTCCTTATAGAACTTGCCGCGCGTCTTGACCCAATCTATCATGAGGTCGATGTTCTTGACGAAAAGCTCCGCTGCCTCCCGCTTCTCGGGGCCGTCCACGCCCGTCTTCACATAGATAGGGCTCGTGTGGCCGTACACCGGGTGGAAGTAGCTGTTCCGGTGGTAGCTGGACACCCTGGCCGCCATCCACCCGTTAGCAGTCGCCGGGAAGTCCACGTCCAGCCGGCCCTCCGTTGAGCCGCGAACGTACTCTCTTGAAATTACGACATTCCCGTTGTAAAGGATTTCCACCTTGTTGACGGGGTAGTGCGACTTCCACGACGCGGCGGCCGTTATAGGCTTTTCCGGCGATGTCTGTATCTCCTCTCCCATCTCCTTGCCGTTCGCCGTGAAGAAGATGGCCGGCCCATTGGTCATGAAGGTCTTGCCTGCCTTCAACGCCGCCACCCACGCATCGTACGTGAACGGGCCGCCCGTGTGCGCATATACCCTGTTGGCGTTGCAGATGAACCAGTCCGAGCCGGTCGATATCGGCAGCCTGATCCCCGCGTTGAGCATGTTGTGGTACATGCTGTACTCACGGTCGCCCAGCGAGGGGTCGCCCACGTTGAACGCGTCCACTTTCCCCAGCCCCGCCGCCACGGGCAGCTCCATTCCCTTGCCGTTATGACACCATATAACGATGCCGCCCTGCCGGTGGGTGTCATCGCACGCGTAGGAGAGAGGGGGGTAGTCCGGGTCGAACGCGTCGATGAACATGCCCCTGCTCACGGGCTCCACGATGTTGCGCAGGCTCAGCAGCATGATATGGCCGTAGCCGGTATCGTGCGCGCCCAGGCAGTTGTGGCGGTTCTCCTCGCCGCACTGGACGTAGTAGTCGGTGGACGAGAACTCCAGCAGCATCCCCGGATAGTACTTGTTGGAGGCGTACTCGAAGTTGCCGCGCTTCAGAATGGAGACTGCTGTCATGCGCAGGTCCTCCACGCGCGGGTCGAACTTGAGCCGGTCGTCCGGCCGCTTCTCCTTCTCATCGTAGTGGATGTGCGTGTTGCCCGGGTGCCACCCCCGCTCCTTCAGGTCCGTCCACTTCTCGATCTGGAAGTCAACGTTCACCGTGCCGGTGATGGGCATGTCCACGTCCATCGTCGCCGGAATGTACTCCGTCCCGCGCTCCACGGTAATCCGCGCCGGCCCCCGGTTCACGTCCAGCGTGAACTTGCCGTCCGAGTAGAAGAACGGCGTCCCCGGCCCAACCTTCATGATCGCGTTCGGCGGGCTCATTGAGGTGCCGGACTGCGAGATTACGTTGACCTTGGCCTCAATAGGCTGCCCTGTCGCCTTGTCTACAATCGTTCCGACCAGCTTACCCATGCTCGGGTGCTCCTTGGCCTTCAAATATCGGACGCCTGGCCCGGATGGCCGGGCGCAGCGCCGGTAGTAACCTATGCCATGGGCGCCGTTCTTGGCAAGGGGGTGGGGACCCTGGGGGGCTGCAATTTGACGCATCAGGCATGCGCAGAGGCCTTATATTCACGCAGTCCTCACGCCTGGACGGGCACCATGAGTCCTGGAAGCCTGGACTGGGGCGCGTTGCAGATAGGCCAAATCAAGCGGGCCGCGCAGGTGGCCCGTGGGCGCTGGAGGATTGCGATGTTTGCCTGGACCCACACGGCAAGTACCCGCGTTCCGGCGGGACTGGCGATTGCTTTCAACCTCACGTTCATTGTTATGCCGCTCGCCGCTCTGGCCGCGGTCGCCGGGCTGGCTCTAGACGGGCTTTACCGCGAGACCGAATGGGCCCTCCCCCAGGTGAAGGGGCAGGACCTGGTCACTCTGATTGCCATGCCCGTGCTGCTCGTCGCCCTGCTCGCGGCCAGGAAGGGCTCCCCGAGGGGGACGGTCGTTTGGCTCGGCGTCCTCGGGTACGTTCTCTACACCTACACCGGCGCGGCTTTCTCCTATGCCTTCAACGAGCTGTTCCTCGTTTACGTGGCCCTCTTCTCCCTCACAAGCCTTGCGCTCATCTGCGCCGCCGTCGGCCTCAGTGCCCTCCCGCTTGATTTGTGGGTCGACGGCCGTGTTCCACGAAAGGGCGCCCTCTCGTTCCTGTACATTCTCGCTGCAATGCTCACGCTGCTCTGGCTGGGCCAGATCGCGCCTTTTCTGATCGATGACACGGTCCCTGAGCTGATCACTCGCGCGGAAGTTCCAACGAACTTCGTCTACGCACTGGACCTGGGCGTTATCGTCCCCACCGCGTTGATCGCCGCCTACCTTGTCAGGCGCAGGCTCGCGTGGGGCAACGTGCTTGCCGCTGTGCTCATGATCAAGGCTGCGACGATGGGCCTCGCGCTGCTTTCAATGACCTGGTTCTCAGTTGTGGCGGAGCAGGAGGTCGAAACGGAGCTCTCGGCCGTGTGGGTGGTGCTTGCTGCCGGCAGTATCGCAATGTCGTCGTGGCTGCTGCGCCACTGCCGGGCCGCGCGCGAATTGAATTCGGATGCCGCCGCTGCTGAGGGGGCGTCGCCCGTCGGGCCGGCAGCCGGCGCACGCGTGTAGACGCCTCTTGCGGAGAAAAGAGGAGGGCGCAATGAATTCCTGGCGCGCGGCCGGAGCAATTACGGCGGTAGGGTCCGTGGTGCTGATCGTCGGGCTCATGCTTGGCCCGACGCTGGGCGAGGAGACGGCGGACGCGCTGCGAGATATCGCCGGCTTCCGCACCATGTACGTGCTGACCAACATGATTTCGTTCGCCGGGGCGCTAGTCATTGCCGCCGGGCTGCTGGCCATCGCCCGCCTGCAGGCGGAGCACCGCCCTGACTCGGCCATCGCCGTGTGGTCCGGAGCGGCCAGTGCGGCAGGCGGGGCGCTCACGCTGCTCACGCTCGTGCTAGAGTCCGTCGTGGAGCCGGCGATTGCGGAGCGCTTCGTCGCGGGTGCGGACCAGGCGGCGCACCTGGCCGTCGCGCAGGCGGTGACCGATATCGACGGCAGCGTCTTCGGGTTGGGCTTCATGCTCTTCATGGCCGGCATAGCGCTCGCCGGGCTCGGCCTGGTGCTCGGCGCAGGCCCACGGCTGAACCGCTGGTTCCTGCTCGCGGGCGTGGCGCTGGCGGTAGTCGCGAGCCCCACCGGCATCGCCTACCTGTTCGATGCCACCCGCGCATTTGGTCAGATGGAGCCCTACCTGGGCCTGAGCGTCCTCGTATGGCTAGTGGCGCTGGGAGCGATGCTGTGGCGGTCGGGAAGCCGCGCTGCGGCGTAGCACTTCCCTTCCAATGGGTCAATTCCTGGACTGGTCTGGAGGCGGGCTTTCAGAGGATGGGGACCCAGGCGGATTCTGCCAGGCTGGACGACGACGAAGCGGCCAACAAGATCCGTACCTTTCTCCGCGACGAGGTCATTGACCGTCTTGGCCAGTTTCTGGCGGGAAGAGGATGGAAAGCGGAGCAGGATAACTCCGCCGGAAACGAAGGAATGCGCAAAGACGAGCTGACCGAAGTCCTTGTCCTCAGTCAGCAGAATCCGGCCGTCTCGAGAAGCAATGTCGATGACTGCCGTATCGTCTATACTGGGAGAGACTTCGGCAATGGCGGTAACATCATGCCCCGATGCACGAAGGGCGCGGACTACTGAAAAGTCTCAGCTCTCATCCGCGAGGAAACGCAGGGCTATGCTCCTGAAGGGTAGTGTTTCTGGCTCGCCACTACATGTGCTTCGTGTGCCAGAGTGTCCGCTGCATAGCTGAGCGCTGCCTGGATGTCCTGCCGTGTCAGACGGGGGTATGCGTCGAGCAGATCGGCAACGCTCGCGCCTTCACCGAGTTTTCGTAATACCAGCTCTACCGTGATTCGAGTGCCTTTGATAACGGGTTTTCCGAGCATGACTTTTGGATTTACATCGATCCTGTCGGCGACCGTCACTCCTATCCCTCCATTCCTCAAGGTCACTACTGATTGTACCACCGCTCTCGCGTGGCCCCCTACTCCCCTTCCAGCGTCACCCGCTCCGGCACATTGTCCAGCCCGTAGTACTCGTGCTCGATGCGGTTGCGGTACACCTTCACTATCCGCAGCCCCGTCGGGTCCGTGTACTTCGAGAGCCCCACCGGTCCGGACGCCACCATATCCATCCCACGGTAGTGCGTGTACAGGTTCCGGTGGAAGTGCCCCGCCATGACAAGCTCCACGCCGCTGTCCACGTACAGGTCCAAATACATCAGCCGCTGCTGGAGGGGGAAGTTGTTCGTAGAGTCCGGCTCCATCGCCTCGTAGCGGTACCATGGGTGGTGCTGGAACACTATCGTGTGGTATGGGCGGTCCCGCCGCGCGGCGGCCATCTCCTCACGCAGCCACTCGTCTTGCCGCGCCACCTCAAGCGCCACGTTGTGCGGCGCGTAGATCGTCGCCGTATTCAGCACTATCAGCCGGCACCCCCGGTCCTGCACCGCGTACATGTCCGTGCCGAACCCCTCGCGGTACCAGGAGAGAGTCTCCATGTTCGGGATATCGTTGATATCGTGGTTGCCGCACACCAGGTGGAGGGGGATGCTCTTGTCCAGGAGCGCCGCCGTCTTGAACAGCGCCATCGTCTGCGCCTCGTCGCATGGGCGGTCTATCAGGTCGCCGCATACGGCCACGAACGCTGGCTTCAGGCGGTTGCAGTGCTCCATCGCCTTGCCGAACCACGCCACCTCCTGGCGGAAGCCGTGCGGCCTGTTCGCCATCCCGAACTGGCAGTCCGCCATCTGGATGAAGAAGAACGGCCCCTGCCAGTCCGATGTGGCAGACTGCAGCCGCGCCCCCAGGTCCATCAGCCGGTTACGGTGGTTGTAGCGTATTTCGCCTGTCATTGGATTCTCCGTGGTGACTGCTGTGGGCCAGAATCGTGGGAAGACCACTATACCACCTCGGCGAAGTGTTAACCCGGCAGGGGCCTTGTTCCGAGAAAGCGCTTCGAGAGAATCTCCTGGCAATGGACCGTTCGGCCGGGTTGATTAGAACGTGGTTCTCAGCAGCACCCGATGTGCATGAGGGTGCGTTGAAGATCACAGCGGATGGCTTCCCGTCTGAACCCGCTTCGGCACACACACAATGAAACGAAAGTGCGCTGAATCCACGCTTGAACTAACCCTTCCGCCAATCCCGTTGTCACGCTTCTCGTTGCATCTGTATGTGCACGTGCAGTGTGTGCCTCCTCCCATTCCACGTTCCTGCGGATTTCGTCACCCCATGACTGGATGGCTGCGTACAGCTCCATTCATGCTTCGAGGTTGTCCCTTGAAGAAACCCAAATCCGCAGCCCCTGTTGTCAGCGAACTTCTTCAAGATTGAACGGTTTTGACACTCAGTTCTGTAACACGTTCTTTTTTTCACCTAGGGTCGGTTCCGATTTTCCCGCATAGCACTTTATTACGTCATCAGATACCCATAAAGGACTAGTCCAACAGGCTATAAGTTCTGGGAGGGCACATGAACCGCTCTACGAGATTCGACGCGCTTTTACTCGCTGGAACGATAGCCGTGTTCTTTCTGGTTAC
This DNA window, taken from SAR202 cluster bacterium, encodes the following:
- a CDS encoding DUF433 domain-containing protein translates to MTVADRIDVNPKVMLGKPVIKGTRITVELVLRKLGEGASVADLLDAYPRLTRQDIQAALSYAADTLAHEAHVVASQKHYPSGA
- a CDS encoding Gfo/Idh/MocA family oxidoreductase, which encodes MHPERYRVGIVGLGNIAVRTADKPAQPPLRDPVLMSHVASISYLPNMELVAVCDVVPEMVERFRTLWSARWPNTRRYTDYREMLAKEKLDILTVATPEHLHRDVTVLAAKTGLKAIFCEKPLATSLEDADAMIEACEANKVVLTVGYTRRWAPLYHTVRDALRSGAIGPLGTVYTSFGGPQAWLFRNGTHLLDAICFFAESEPVKAFAHLEEGFDDWDTFKGEGGIKTVRDPGLTGYVQFANGVRGLYSSHKTMSNGIREVVLDGPKGQISFQLEDPMARLKTPTQTLPWFAESMLVPPRYKTIGIEAVYAELIDSIENGTESVCTAREARKTVQIMMAFLQSHQEGGRLVKVPG